The Anas acuta chromosome 7, bAnaAcu1.1, whole genome shotgun sequence genome has a window encoding:
- the NT5C2 gene encoding cytosolic purine 5'-nucleotidase isoform X2, with product MLQGLSLKERTKLDSPGWTKNVASISQRVFVNRSLAMEKIKCFGFDMDYTLAVYKSPEYESLGFDLTVERLVSIGYPHELLNFVYDPAFPTRGLVFDTHYGNLLKVDAYGNLLVCAHGFNFLRGPETREQYPNKFIQRDDTDRFYILNTLFNLPETYLLACLVDFFTNCDRYTSCETGFKDGDLFMSFRSMFQDVRDAVDWVHYKGSLKEKTLENLEKYVVKDGKLPLLLSRMNEVGKVFLVTNSDYKYTDKIMTYLFDFPHGPKPGSAHRPWQSYFDLILVDARKPLFFGEGTVLRQVDTVTGKLKIGTYTGPLQHGIVYSGGSSDTVCDLLGAKGKDILYIGDHIFGDILKSKKRQGWRTFLVIPELAQELHVWTDKSALFEELQSLDIFLAELYKHLDSSSNERPDISSIQRRIKKVTHDMDMCYGMMGSLFRSGSRQTLFASQVMRYADLYAASFINLLYYPFSYLFRAAHVLMPHESTVEHTHVDINEKESPMATRNRTSVDFKDSDYKRHQLTRSISEIKPPNLFPQAPQEITHCHDEDDDEEEEEEEEEEEEE from the exons TGTATAAATCCCCTGAATACGAATCTCTTGGATTTGACCTGACCGTAGAAAGATTAGTTTCCATTGGATACCCTCATGAGCTGCTCAATTTTGTGTATGATCCTGCATTCCCTACCAG AGGCCTGGTGTTTGATACCCACTATGGAAACCTGCTGAAAGTTGATGCCTATGGAAACCTCCTGGTGTGTGCACATGGCTTTAATTTCCTCAGAGG GCCTGAAACACGGGAACAATACCCAAACAAATTTATCCAGAGGGATGACACGGACAGGTTTTACATTCTGAACACGTTGTTCAATCTACCAG agaCCTACCTTTTGGCTTGCCTAGTGGATTTCTTTACTAACTGTGACCGGTACACTAG CTGTGAAACAGGGTTTAAAGATGGAGACCTCTTCATGTCCTTCAGGAGCATGTTCCAAGATGTCAGAGATGCTGTTGACTGGGTTCATTACAAG GGATCGCTCAAGGAAAAGACCCTTGAGAATCTGGAAAAGTACGTGGTGAAAGAT GGGaagctgccactgctgctcagccgCATGAATGAGGTCGGCAAGGTGTTCCTGGTCACAAACAGCGACTACAAGTACACAGAT aaaattatGACTTACTTGTTTGACTTTCCGCATGGACCAAAG CCTGGGAGTGCCCATCGGCCATGGCAGTCCTACTTCGACCTGATCCTGGTGGATGCCCGAAAACCCCTCTTCTTTGGGGAGGGCACCGTGTTGCGGCAGGTGGACACG GTGACCGGGAAGCTGAAGATTGGTACCTACACTGGCCCACTGCAGCATGGCATCGTGTACTCTGGAG GCTCCTCAGACACAGTCTGCGACCTGCTGGGGGCCAAAGGGAAGGATATTTTGTACATCGGAGACCACATCTTTGGGGACATCCTCAAATCCAAGAAGCGCCAGGGCTGGAGGACCTTCCTGGTGATCCCCGAGctggcacaggagctgcacGTCTGGACTGACAAAAGCG CCCtttttgaagagctgcagagcctggaCATTTTCTTGGCCGAGCTATACAA GCATCTGGACAGTAGCAGCAATGAACGCCCTGACATCAGCTCCATCCAGAGACGCATTAAG AAAGTGACCCACGACATGGACATGTGCTACGGGATGATGGGCAGCCTGTTCCGCAGCGGCTCCCGGCAGACGCTGTTTGCCAGCCAGGTGATGCGCTACGCCGACCTCTACGCGGCCTCCTTCATCAACCTCCTCTACTACCCCTTCAGCTACCTCTTCAGAGCCGCGCACGTCCTG ATGCCACACGAGTCCACGGTCGAGCACACGCACGTTGACATCAACGAGAAGGAGTCACCGATGGCCACGCGCAATCGCACCTCAGTGGATTTTAAAGATTCCGACTACAAGCGGCACCAACTCACCCGCTCCATCAGCGAGATCAAACCGCCCAACCTCTTCCCCCAGGCACCTCAGGAAATCACACACTGCCACGATGAAGATGacgatgaggaagaggaggaggaggaagaagaggaggaagaggaataa
- the NT5C2 gene encoding cytosolic purine 5'-nucleotidase isoform X4 has protein sequence MRVFVNRSLAMEKIKCFGFDMDYTLAVYKSPEYESLGFDLTVERLVSIGYPHELLNFVYDPAFPTRGLVFDTHYGNLLKVDAYGNLLVCAHGFNFLRGPETREQYPNKFIQRDDTDRFYILNTLFNLPETYLLACLVDFFTNCDRYTSCETGFKDGDLFMSFRSMFQDVRDAVDWVHYKGSLKEKTLENLEKYVVKDGKLPLLLSRMNEVGKVFLVTNSDYKYTDKIMTYLFDFPHGPKPGSAHRPWQSYFDLILVDARKPLFFGEGTVLRQVDTVTGKLKIGTYTGPLQHGIVYSGGSSDTVCDLLGAKGKDILYIGDHIFGDILKSKKRQGWRTFLVIPELAQELHVWTDKSALFEELQSLDIFLAELYKHLDSSSNERPDISSIQRRIKKVTHDMDMCYGMMGSLFRSGSRQTLFASQVMRYADLYAASFINLLYYPFSYLFRAAHVLMPHESTVEHTHVDINEKESPMATRNRTSVDFKDSDYKRHQLTRSISEIKPPNLFPQAPQEITHCHDEDDDEEEEEEEEEEEEE, from the exons TGTATAAATCCCCTGAATACGAATCTCTTGGATTTGACCTGACCGTAGAAAGATTAGTTTCCATTGGATACCCTCATGAGCTGCTCAATTTTGTGTATGATCCTGCATTCCCTACCAG AGGCCTGGTGTTTGATACCCACTATGGAAACCTGCTGAAAGTTGATGCCTATGGAAACCTCCTGGTGTGTGCACATGGCTTTAATTTCCTCAGAGG GCCTGAAACACGGGAACAATACCCAAACAAATTTATCCAGAGGGATGACACGGACAGGTTTTACATTCTGAACACGTTGTTCAATCTACCAG agaCCTACCTTTTGGCTTGCCTAGTGGATTTCTTTACTAACTGTGACCGGTACACTAG CTGTGAAACAGGGTTTAAAGATGGAGACCTCTTCATGTCCTTCAGGAGCATGTTCCAAGATGTCAGAGATGCTGTTGACTGGGTTCATTACAAG GGATCGCTCAAGGAAAAGACCCTTGAGAATCTGGAAAAGTACGTGGTGAAAGAT GGGaagctgccactgctgctcagccgCATGAATGAGGTCGGCAAGGTGTTCCTGGTCACAAACAGCGACTACAAGTACACAGAT aaaattatGACTTACTTGTTTGACTTTCCGCATGGACCAAAG CCTGGGAGTGCCCATCGGCCATGGCAGTCCTACTTCGACCTGATCCTGGTGGATGCCCGAAAACCCCTCTTCTTTGGGGAGGGCACCGTGTTGCGGCAGGTGGACACG GTGACCGGGAAGCTGAAGATTGGTACCTACACTGGCCCACTGCAGCATGGCATCGTGTACTCTGGAG GCTCCTCAGACACAGTCTGCGACCTGCTGGGGGCCAAAGGGAAGGATATTTTGTACATCGGAGACCACATCTTTGGGGACATCCTCAAATCCAAGAAGCGCCAGGGCTGGAGGACCTTCCTGGTGATCCCCGAGctggcacaggagctgcacGTCTGGACTGACAAAAGCG CCCtttttgaagagctgcagagcctggaCATTTTCTTGGCCGAGCTATACAA GCATCTGGACAGTAGCAGCAATGAACGCCCTGACATCAGCTCCATCCAGAGACGCATTAAG AAAGTGACCCACGACATGGACATGTGCTACGGGATGATGGGCAGCCTGTTCCGCAGCGGCTCCCGGCAGACGCTGTTTGCCAGCCAGGTGATGCGCTACGCCGACCTCTACGCGGCCTCCTTCATCAACCTCCTCTACTACCCCTTCAGCTACCTCTTCAGAGCCGCGCACGTCCTG ATGCCACACGAGTCCACGGTCGAGCACACGCACGTTGACATCAACGAGAAGGAGTCACCGATGGCCACGCGCAATCGCACCTCAGTGGATTTTAAAGATTCCGACTACAAGCGGCACCAACTCACCCGCTCCATCAGCGAGATCAAACCGCCCAACCTCTTCCCCCAGGCACCTCAGGAAATCACACACTGCCACGATGAAGATGacgatgaggaagaggaggaggaggaagaagaggaggaagaggaataa
- the NT5C2 gene encoding cytosolic purine 5'-nucleotidase isoform X3 — protein MALLQEHPGQKQKFSSVFRVFVNRSLAMEKIKCFGFDMDYTLAVYKSPEYESLGFDLTVERLVSIGYPHELLNFVYDPAFPTRGLVFDTHYGNLLKVDAYGNLLVCAHGFNFLRGPETREQYPNKFIQRDDTDRFYILNTLFNLPETYLLACLVDFFTNCDRYTSCETGFKDGDLFMSFRSMFQDVRDAVDWVHYKGSLKEKTLENLEKYVVKDGKLPLLLSRMNEVGKVFLVTNSDYKYTDKIMTYLFDFPHGPKPGSAHRPWQSYFDLILVDARKPLFFGEGTVLRQVDTVTGKLKIGTYTGPLQHGIVYSGGSSDTVCDLLGAKGKDILYIGDHIFGDILKSKKRQGWRTFLVIPELAQELHVWTDKSALFEELQSLDIFLAELYKHLDSSSNERPDISSIQRRIKKVTHDMDMCYGMMGSLFRSGSRQTLFASQVMRYADLYAASFINLLYYPFSYLFRAAHVLMPHESTVEHTHVDINEKESPMATRNRTSVDFKDSDYKRHQLTRSISEIKPPNLFPQAPQEITHCHDEDDDEEEEEEEEEEEEE, from the exons TGTATAAATCCCCTGAATACGAATCTCTTGGATTTGACCTGACCGTAGAAAGATTAGTTTCCATTGGATACCCTCATGAGCTGCTCAATTTTGTGTATGATCCTGCATTCCCTACCAG AGGCCTGGTGTTTGATACCCACTATGGAAACCTGCTGAAAGTTGATGCCTATGGAAACCTCCTGGTGTGTGCACATGGCTTTAATTTCCTCAGAGG GCCTGAAACACGGGAACAATACCCAAACAAATTTATCCAGAGGGATGACACGGACAGGTTTTACATTCTGAACACGTTGTTCAATCTACCAG agaCCTACCTTTTGGCTTGCCTAGTGGATTTCTTTACTAACTGTGACCGGTACACTAG CTGTGAAACAGGGTTTAAAGATGGAGACCTCTTCATGTCCTTCAGGAGCATGTTCCAAGATGTCAGAGATGCTGTTGACTGGGTTCATTACAAG GGATCGCTCAAGGAAAAGACCCTTGAGAATCTGGAAAAGTACGTGGTGAAAGAT GGGaagctgccactgctgctcagccgCATGAATGAGGTCGGCAAGGTGTTCCTGGTCACAAACAGCGACTACAAGTACACAGAT aaaattatGACTTACTTGTTTGACTTTCCGCATGGACCAAAG CCTGGGAGTGCCCATCGGCCATGGCAGTCCTACTTCGACCTGATCCTGGTGGATGCCCGAAAACCCCTCTTCTTTGGGGAGGGCACCGTGTTGCGGCAGGTGGACACG GTGACCGGGAAGCTGAAGATTGGTACCTACACTGGCCCACTGCAGCATGGCATCGTGTACTCTGGAG GCTCCTCAGACACAGTCTGCGACCTGCTGGGGGCCAAAGGGAAGGATATTTTGTACATCGGAGACCACATCTTTGGGGACATCCTCAAATCCAAGAAGCGCCAGGGCTGGAGGACCTTCCTGGTGATCCCCGAGctggcacaggagctgcacGTCTGGACTGACAAAAGCG CCCtttttgaagagctgcagagcctggaCATTTTCTTGGCCGAGCTATACAA GCATCTGGACAGTAGCAGCAATGAACGCCCTGACATCAGCTCCATCCAGAGACGCATTAAG AAAGTGACCCACGACATGGACATGTGCTACGGGATGATGGGCAGCCTGTTCCGCAGCGGCTCCCGGCAGACGCTGTTTGCCAGCCAGGTGATGCGCTACGCCGACCTCTACGCGGCCTCCTTCATCAACCTCCTCTACTACCCCTTCAGCTACCTCTTCAGAGCCGCGCACGTCCTG ATGCCACACGAGTCCACGGTCGAGCACACGCACGTTGACATCAACGAGAAGGAGTCACCGATGGCCACGCGCAATCGCACCTCAGTGGATTTTAAAGATTCCGACTACAAGCGGCACCAACTCACCCGCTCCATCAGCGAGATCAAACCGCCCAACCTCTTCCCCCAGGCACCTCAGGAAATCACACACTGCCACGATGAAGATGacgatgaggaagaggaggaggaggaagaagaggaggaagaggaataa
- the NT5C2 gene encoding cytosolic purine 5'-nucleotidase isoform X5 encodes MNEVGKVFLVTNSDYKYTDKIMTYLFDFPHGPKPGSAHRPWQSYFDLILVDARKPLFFGEGTVLRQVDTVTGKLKIGTYTGPLQHGIVYSGGSSDTVCDLLGAKGKDILYIGDHIFGDILKSKKRQGWRTFLVIPELAQELHVWTDKSALFEELQSLDIFLAELYKHLDSSSNERPDISSIQRRIKKVTHDMDMCYGMMGSLFRSGSRQTLFASQVMRYADLYAASFINLLYYPFSYLFRAAHVLMPHESTVEHTHVDINEKESPMATRNRTSVDFKDSDYKRHQLTRSISEIKPPNLFPQAPQEITHCHDEDDDEEEEEEEEEEEEE; translated from the exons ATGAATGAGGTCGGCAAGGTGTTCCTGGTCACAAACAGCGACTACAAGTACACAGAT aaaattatGACTTACTTGTTTGACTTTCCGCATGGACCAAAG CCTGGGAGTGCCCATCGGCCATGGCAGTCCTACTTCGACCTGATCCTGGTGGATGCCCGAAAACCCCTCTTCTTTGGGGAGGGCACCGTGTTGCGGCAGGTGGACACG GTGACCGGGAAGCTGAAGATTGGTACCTACACTGGCCCACTGCAGCATGGCATCGTGTACTCTGGAG GCTCCTCAGACACAGTCTGCGACCTGCTGGGGGCCAAAGGGAAGGATATTTTGTACATCGGAGACCACATCTTTGGGGACATCCTCAAATCCAAGAAGCGCCAGGGCTGGAGGACCTTCCTGGTGATCCCCGAGctggcacaggagctgcacGTCTGGACTGACAAAAGCG CCCtttttgaagagctgcagagcctggaCATTTTCTTGGCCGAGCTATACAA GCATCTGGACAGTAGCAGCAATGAACGCCCTGACATCAGCTCCATCCAGAGACGCATTAAG AAAGTGACCCACGACATGGACATGTGCTACGGGATGATGGGCAGCCTGTTCCGCAGCGGCTCCCGGCAGACGCTGTTTGCCAGCCAGGTGATGCGCTACGCCGACCTCTACGCGGCCTCCTTCATCAACCTCCTCTACTACCCCTTCAGCTACCTCTTCAGAGCCGCGCACGTCCTG ATGCCACACGAGTCCACGGTCGAGCACACGCACGTTGACATCAACGAGAAGGAGTCACCGATGGCCACGCGCAATCGCACCTCAGTGGATTTTAAAGATTCCGACTACAAGCGGCACCAACTCACCCGCTCCATCAGCGAGATCAAACCGCCCAACCTCTTCCCCCAGGCACCTCAGGAAATCACACACTGCCACGATGAAGATGacgatgaggaagaggaggaggaggaagaagaggaggaagaggaataa